In Tolypothrix sp. NIES-4075, the following proteins share a genomic window:
- a CDS encoding PH domain-containing protein, which yields MGIKEDVYYEGGPHIGDLIINVLIGLTVVGLPLTVGAIVRALWLRYRITDRRVTLTGGWRGRDRTDVIYSEIVKVVKVPRGIGMWGDMVLTLRNGSRLEMRAVPKFRETYDYILERIAAKNPNFTGTVNN from the coding sequence ATGGGCATTAAAGAAGATGTTTATTATGAAGGTGGTCCCCATATCGGGGATTTAATTATAAACGTGCTGATTGGGCTAACAGTTGTGGGTTTACCATTGACAGTCGGGGCAATTGTCCGAGCATTGTGGCTGCGCTACCGCATCACCGATCGCCGAGTGACACTAACAGGAGGTTGGAGAGGACGCGATCGCACCGACGTAATTTACTCAGAAATTGTCAAAGTAGTCAAGGTTCCCCGTGGCATTGGTATGTGGGGAGATATGGTGTTAACTCTTAGAAACGGTAGTCGTCTAGAAATGCGAGCAGTTCCCAAATTTAGGGAAACCTACGACTACATTTTAGAAAGAATTGCTGCCAAAAATCCTAATTTTACTGGCACTGTTAACAATTAA
- the yidC gene encoding membrane protein insertase YidC, translated as MDFGIGFLSNNVMLPIIDLFYGIVPSYGLAIVALTLIVRFALYPLSAGSIRNMRKMRIVQPLMQKRMAEIKERFKDDPQKQQEEMVNVQKEFGNPLAGCFPLLVQMPVLLALFATLRGSPFAGANYNVNLQILPADQVERIQPQAFATPPQNIYVADGEHVKVTAILPAGNKLSVGEHTKIQYQTLEGKPFEALLAEHPETKLIPEWKITKGEDRVKIDAEGNVEALQPGDVTIQATIPGLAANKGFLFIDALGRVGATDPDGTVHWDIVAMIVFFGISLYVSQMLSGQNSSGGNPQQDTVNKITPVIFSGMFLFFPLPAGVLMYMVIGNIFQTLQTYILSREPLPEELQKIVESEKKQEESAGQKALPFEPKSSKKKATQEEVTGQKADPKSSKKKATG; from the coding sequence ATGGATTTTGGTATCGGCTTTCTCTCGAACAACGTGATGCTGCCAATCATAGACTTGTTCTATGGAATTGTGCCTAGTTATGGATTGGCGATCGTTGCTTTGACATTGATAGTCCGCTTTGCGCTCTATCCCCTGAGTGCTGGTTCAATTCGCAACATGCGGAAAATGCGAATTGTACAACCTCTGATGCAAAAGCGGATGGCGGAAATCAAAGAGCGTTTTAAGGACGATCCGCAAAAGCAGCAAGAAGAAATGGTGAATGTCCAAAAAGAATTTGGCAACCCACTAGCAGGATGTTTCCCATTGTTAGTGCAAATGCCAGTTTTATTGGCGTTGTTTGCTACTTTGAGGGGTTCGCCTTTTGCAGGTGCGAACTACAATGTTAACTTGCAAATCCTTCCTGCCGATCAAGTAGAAAGAATTCAACCTCAAGCCTTTGCCACTCCTCCCCAAAACATTTACGTAGCCGATGGCGAACACGTCAAAGTAACTGCCATACTGCCGGCTGGTAACAAATTATCGGTGGGAGAACACACCAAGATACAATATCAAACTCTTGAGGGCAAGCCATTTGAAGCACTCTTGGCAGAACACCCCGAAACTAAGTTAATTCCGGAATGGAAAATAACTAAAGGTGAAGATAGAGTAAAAATTGATGCTGAAGGCAACGTAGAAGCTTTACAGCCAGGAGATGTTACTATTCAAGCAACGATTCCTGGACTAGCGGCAAATAAAGGATTTCTATTCATTGATGCCTTAGGCAGAGTTGGCGCAACCGATCCAGATGGCACAGTCCACTGGGATATCGTCGCCATGATCGTATTCTTTGGAATCAGCCTTTATGTTAGCCAAATGCTTTCTGGGCAAAATTCCAGTGGTGGCAACCCGCAGCAAGACACAGTAAATAAAATCACTCCAGTTATATTTTCTGGGATGTTTTTATTCTTTCCTCTGCCTGCCGGGGTGCTGATGTATATGGTGATTGGTAATATTTTCCAGACATTGCAAACCTATATACTTTCCCGCGAACCGCTACCAGAGGAACTACAAAAAATCGTAGAATCTGAGAAAAAACAGGAAGAAAGCGCCGGACAAAAAGCGCTACCCTTTGAGCCAAAAAGTTCTAAGAAAAAGGCTACACAGGAAGAAGTCACTGGACAAAAGGCTGATCCAAAAAGTTCTAAGAAAAAGGCTACAGGTTGA
- a CDS encoding Jag family protein, whose amino-acid sequence MIAEPMQRGQQWLKTLLHITGVNAEITGGIETTQGQDGEFQELDNYWLTIDESNLTPEQIRILIGTDGSVLDAIQYLANSVLNLNQSEDQQASYTIELNGYRVKRQAEIRHLALSAAEEARASGREVEIKSLSSAERRQIHTFFQDFSDLETYSRGKEPHRLLVVRPARLE is encoded by the coding sequence ATGATTGCAGAACCAATGCAACGCGGTCAGCAGTGGTTAAAAACACTGCTGCACATAACTGGTGTAAATGCTGAAATTACGGGTGGAATAGAAACCACTCAAGGTCAGGATGGGGAGTTTCAAGAACTTGATAACTACTGGTTGACAATTGATGAAAGCAATTTAACACCAGAACAAATTCGGATCTTAATTGGCACTGATGGTTCAGTACTAGATGCGATTCAGTATTTGGCTAACTCCGTCCTCAACTTGAACCAATCAGAGGATCAGCAAGCCTCGTACACAATCGAGTTGAACGGCTACCGCGTCAAAAGACAAGCGGAAATTCGCCATTTGGCTTTATCTGCGGCTGAAGAAGCGCGTGCTAGTGGTAGAGAAGTGGAAATTAAATCTTTAAGTTCAGCCGAACGTCGTCAAATCCATACCTTTTTTCAGGACTTTAGTGATTTGGAAACGTACAGCCGAGGCAAAGAGCCGCATCGTTTGCTTGTGGTGCGTCCTGCTCGTTTGGAATAA